A genomic segment from Gracilinanus agilis isolate LMUSP501 chromosome 1, AgileGrace, whole genome shotgun sequence encodes:
- the SSR1 gene encoding translocon-associated protein subunit alpha isoform X2: MRFLSRLILIVLLVFPTALLLGDGPRGSIAMAQDATEDEEALEDTIVEDEDDEAEIEEDETTDLAEEKEEDLSGEPEASPSADTTILFVKGEDFPANNIVKFLVGFTNKGTEDFIVESLDASFRYPQDYQFYIQNFTALPLNTIVPPQRQATFEYSFIPAEPMGGRPFGLVINLNYKDLNGNVFQDAVFNQTVTIIEREDGLDGETIFMYMFLAGLGLLVVVGLHQLLESRKRKRPAQKVEMGTSNQNDVDMSWIPQETLNQINKASPRRLPRKRAQKRSVGSDE, from the exons ATGAGATTCCTCTCCCGGTTGATCCTGATAGTTCTGCTCGTCTTCCCCACCGCGCTGCTGCTTGGGGATGGCCCCAGAG GGTCAATAGCTATGGCCCAGGATGCTACAGAGGATGAAGAAGCATTAGAAGATACAATAGttgaagatgaagatgatgaagcagaaatagaagaagatgaAACCACAGATTTG gcagaagaaaaagaagaagatcTCTCTGGTGAACCTGAAGCCTCCCCAAGTGCAGACACAACTATCTTATTTGTGAAAGGAGAag ATTTCCCAGCAAATAATATTGTGAAGTTCCTGGTAGGCTTTACAAACAAGGGTACAGAAGACTTTATTGTTGAATCCCTAGATGCTTCATTCCGCTATCCTCAGGATTACCAATTTTATATCCAGAATTtcacagctcttcctctgaacACCATAGTGCCACCCCAGAGGCAGGCAACATTTGAATACTCTTTCATTCCTGCAGAGCCCATGGGTGGGCGTCCATTTGGTCTAGTCATCAATCTGAACTACAAAGATTTAAAT GGCAACGTGTTCCAAGATGCTGTCTTCAATCAAACAGTTACAATTATTGAAAGAGAAGATGGTTTGGATGGAGAAAC GATCTTTATGTACATGTTTCTTGCTGGACTTGGGCTACTAGTCGTTGTTGGGCTTCATCAACTTTTAGAATCTAGGAAG AGAAAAAGGCCAGCCCAGAAAGTAGAAATGGGTACATCGAACCAAAATGATGTTGATATGAGTTGGATTCCCCAAGAGACTTTGAATCAAATCA
- the SSR1 gene encoding translocon-associated protein subunit alpha isoform X3 encodes MRFLSRLILIVLLVFPTALLLGDGPRGSIAMAQDATEDEEALEDTIVEDEDDEAEIEEDETTDLAEEKEEDLSGEPEASPSADTTILFVKGEEPMGGRPFGLVINLNYKDLNGNVFQDAVFNQTVTIIEREDGLDGETIFMYMFLAGLGLLVVVGLHQLLESRKRKRPAQKVEMGTSNQNDVDMSWIPQETLNQINKASPRRLPRKRAQKRSVGSDE; translated from the exons ATGAGATTCCTCTCCCGGTTGATCCTGATAGTTCTGCTCGTCTTCCCCACCGCGCTGCTGCTTGGGGATGGCCCCAGAG GGTCAATAGCTATGGCCCAGGATGCTACAGAGGATGAAGAAGCATTAGAAGATACAATAGttgaagatgaagatgatgaagcagaaatagaagaagatgaAACCACAGATTTG gcagaagaaaaagaagaagatcTCTCTGGTGAACCTGAAGCCTCCCCAAGTGCAGACACAACTATCTTATTTGTGAAAGGAGAag AGCCCATGGGTGGGCGTCCATTTGGTCTAGTCATCAATCTGAACTACAAAGATTTAAAT GGCAACGTGTTCCAAGATGCTGTCTTCAATCAAACAGTTACAATTATTGAAAGAGAAGATGGTTTGGATGGAGAAAC GATCTTTATGTACATGTTTCTTGCTGGACTTGGGCTACTAGTCGTTGTTGGGCTTCATCAACTTTTAGAATCTAGGAAG AGAAAAAGGCCAGCCCAGAAAGTAGAAATGGGTACATCGAACCAAAATGATGTTGATATGAGTTGGATTCCCCAAGAGACTTTGAATCAAATCA